In Nocardioides sp. InS609-2, a single genomic region encodes these proteins:
- a CDS encoding ComF family protein, with translation MVTIIDDLFDLATGSSCVGCSRAGRLLCEPCRAGLQGAAFVAWPTPTPAGLATPWVAASYDGMVRDLVVGHKEHRQFALAAPLGELLATAVAAAAGGGPGPLVLVPVPSRPGTARRRGYAPTETLVRVAGRLLRASGADVVVADLLVSRRGVKDQSGLGADDRSANLFETMRCPSRRLRALAVRRRAARLVVCDDVLTTGSTAREAQRALEAVGLRVSGIAAVAATPRRNPPSAHRRHSQSSAASLSSDVHRG, from the coding sequence ATGGTGACGATCATCGACGACCTGTTCGACCTCGCGACCGGCAGCAGCTGCGTGGGGTGCAGCCGGGCGGGTCGGTTGCTTTGCGAGCCCTGTCGCGCAGGTCTGCAGGGTGCGGCCTTCGTCGCGTGGCCGACCCCGACGCCGGCCGGCCTCGCGACGCCATGGGTTGCCGCGTCGTACGACGGGATGGTTCGAGACCTGGTCGTCGGCCACAAGGAGCACCGCCAGTTCGCGTTGGCCGCGCCGCTGGGCGAGCTCCTCGCTACGGCGGTCGCGGCGGCGGCTGGTGGCGGGCCCGGACCGCTCGTGCTGGTGCCCGTGCCGTCACGGCCGGGCACGGCCAGGCGCCGTGGCTACGCGCCGACCGAGACGCTGGTGCGGGTGGCGGGGCGGTTGCTGCGGGCGTCGGGAGCCGACGTCGTCGTGGCCGATCTGCTGGTCTCGCGGCGCGGTGTCAAGGACCAGTCGGGGCTCGGCGCGGATGACCGATCGGCCAATCTCTTCGAGACGATGCGCTGCCCGTCGCGGCGGCTGCGAGCCCTCGCCGTACGACGTCGCGCGGCGCGGCTGGTCGTGTGCGACGACGTCCTCACGACCGGCTCCACGGCACGCGAGGCGCAGCGTGCGCTCGAGGCGGTCGGGCTCAGGGTGAGTGGCATCGCCGCCGTCGCGGCTACCCCGCGGAGGAATCCGCCGAGCGCGCACCGGCGTCACAGCCAATCTTCAGCGGCTTCGCTTTCCTCCGACGTCCACAGGGGCTAG
- a CDS encoding MMPL family transporter, with product MERFARLVMRHRRIVSAVWVVLFLGGLFSAGQLSDRLSLDFSLPGQPGDDAEQQLIETYGVSTFDTYVAVVTVPAGETVEENQDAVAQVFDAAVAGVRDVELRVITFESTGDEGFITDDGRTTFALLQAPIPVTFGPYIEEPLEPALTNAAEARGFESGLTSYGLLAAGGDTEGPSVLVETLFGAAGALLVLIFVFASFLALLPMLIAAVSILTTFMLVLGLTTFSDVSVIVQFLIALIGLGVAIDYSLLLVSRWREERAHGRGNEEAVIVAMKTAGHAVLASGVTVAISLVALLVVPVPFLRSMGTAGMLIPLVSVSVVLTLLPALLSSVGPRVDYPRIRHEGKASRGWSAWARIIVKHRLVAATSALVMLAILIIPVFDLKIGQSGLESQARSGPRYEALQVLRDGGIGGGILTPVEILVPTSEADAAAKAAREVDGVQAAVIGSTQGDEAVVDVLPTDVTVDSSGTALVDDIRTAVEGAVDGDVGVTGLGATVEDYFSAVYDKFPYVLALISLITFVLLVRTFRSVLLPLKAVILNLLSLAAVFGSVVFFWQMGNGSDAIFSVSGTGAITFWLPVLIFAFLFGLSMDYEVFILARMREEYDRTGDTGMAVITGIGRTGRLVTSAALILFFAFSALASSPGTDIKVLGTALGVGILIDATIVRALLVPALVTTFGRWNWWLPAWLARVLWVEPSPLAPRGRRTPSADTAPANVN from the coding sequence GTGGAACGGTTTGCTCGGCTCGTCATGCGCCATCGCCGCATTGTCAGCGCCGTGTGGGTGGTGCTCTTCCTCGGCGGACTGTTCTCGGCCGGCCAGCTCAGTGACAGGCTGTCGCTCGACTTCTCGTTACCGGGTCAGCCCGGCGACGATGCCGAGCAGCAGCTCATCGAGACATACGGCGTCAGTACCTTCGACACTTATGTCGCGGTCGTCACCGTGCCGGCAGGGGAGACTGTCGAGGAGAACCAGGACGCCGTTGCTCAGGTCTTCGACGCCGCGGTGGCCGGTGTGCGGGACGTGGAACTGCGCGTCATCACCTTCGAAAGCACGGGCGACGAGGGTTTCATCACCGACGACGGGCGGACGACTTTCGCCCTCCTGCAGGCCCCGATTCCAGTCACGTTCGGCCCGTACATCGAGGAACCACTCGAGCCTGCCCTCACCAATGCAGCCGAGGCCCGAGGGTTCGAGAGCGGTCTGACGTCGTACGGGCTGCTGGCGGCAGGCGGCGACACGGAGGGGCCGAGCGTCCTGGTCGAGACGCTATTTGGCGCGGCCGGAGCGCTCCTGGTGTTGATCTTCGTTTTCGCGTCATTCTTGGCACTACTCCCGATGCTTATCGCGGCGGTGTCCATCCTGACGACATTCATGCTTGTGCTCGGACTGACGACTTTCAGTGACGTCAGCGTCATCGTCCAGTTCCTGATCGCCTTAATCGGACTCGGGGTCGCGATCGACTATTCGCTGCTGTTGGTGTCGCGTTGGCGTGAGGAGCGCGCTCACGGGCGCGGCAATGAGGAAGCCGTCATTGTCGCGATGAAAACTGCGGGGCACGCCGTGCTTGCCTCGGGTGTCACCGTGGCCATCAGTCTGGTGGCCCTCCTCGTCGTTCCCGTCCCATTCCTTCGAAGTATGGGAACCGCCGGCATGCTGATTCCGCTCGTGTCCGTGTCAGTTGTCCTTACCCTGCTGCCGGCTCTGCTGTCGAGCGTCGGTCCCCGCGTCGACTACCCTCGCATCCGCCACGAAGGCAAGGCGTCGCGCGGGTGGTCGGCATGGGCACGGATCATCGTCAAGCACCGCTTGGTCGCCGCCACATCAGCACTGGTGATGCTCGCAATCCTCATCATCCCGGTGTTCGATCTCAAGATCGGCCAGTCAGGCCTCGAGTCGCAAGCGCGAAGCGGACCCAGGTACGAGGCGTTGCAGGTTCTGCGCGACGGCGGGATTGGAGGCGGAATCCTCACGCCTGTCGAGATACTGGTACCGACAAGCGAAGCGGACGCGGCGGCTAAGGCGGCGCGGGAAGTCGACGGGGTCCAGGCAGCCGTCATCGGCAGCACTCAAGGTGACGAGGCCGTCGTCGACGTACTGCCCACCGACGTCACGGTCGACAGCTCCGGCACGGCTCTCGTCGATGACATCAGAACGGCCGTCGAGGGAGCCGTTGACGGCGATGTAGGCGTCACCGGCCTCGGGGCGACCGTCGAGGACTACTTCAGCGCGGTGTACGACAAGTTTCCGTACGTGCTAGCCCTGATCTCCTTGATCACGTTCGTGCTCCTGGTTCGCACGTTCCGTTCTGTACTGCTGCCCCTCAAGGCGGTGATCCTCAATTTGCTATCGCTAGCGGCGGTGTTCGGTTCGGTAGTGTTCTTCTGGCAGATGGGCAACGGGTCTGACGCGATCTTCAGCGTCTCCGGCACCGGCGCCATCACCTTCTGGCTGCCTGTGCTGATCTTCGCATTCCTGTTCGGCCTCTCGATGGACTACGAGGTGTTCATCTTGGCAAGGATGCGAGAGGAGTATGACCGCACCGGTGACACCGGGATGGCCGTGATCACCGGGATCGGTCGGACAGGACGACTCGTCACCTCGGCTGCGTTGATCCTCTTCTTTGCCTTCTCCGCACTTGCGTCCTCCCCTGGGACCGACATCAAGGTGCTTGGGACAGCCCTCGGAGTCGGCATCCTTATTGACGCCACCATCGTTCGGGCGTTGCTCGTACCGGCACTCGTCACCACTTTCGGTCGATGGAACTGGTGGCTTCCCGCTTGGCTGGCACGCGTCCTGTGGGTGGAGCCTTCGCCGCTTGCCCCACGTGGACGGAGAACCCCATCCGCCGACACCGCACCGGCGAACGTCAACTGA
- the mtrA gene encoding MtrAB system response regulator MtrA, which yields MSQQPVDAPNRGRVLVVDDDASLAEMLTIVLRQEGFDSRMVGRGDLAMAAFHDYRPDLVLLDLMLPGKDGIDVCKEIRAESGVPIVMLTAKGDTIDVVVGLESGADDYVVKPFKPKELIARIRARVRRFDTPDSESLHIGDLDIDVAGHRVTRGDDPINLTPLEFDLLVCLARKPWQVFTREILLEQVWGYRHAADTRLVNVHVQRLRSKVEHDPENPEIVLTVRGVGYKAGISSRDTS from the coding sequence ATGAGTCAACAGCCGGTCGACGCCCCCAACCGGGGGCGGGTCCTCGTCGTGGACGACGACGCCTCTCTCGCAGAGATGCTCACGATCGTGCTGCGCCAGGAGGGTTTCGACAGCCGCATGGTCGGCCGGGGTGACCTGGCGATGGCGGCTTTTCACGACTACCGCCCCGATCTCGTGCTGCTCGACCTGATGCTGCCCGGCAAGGACGGCATCGACGTCTGCAAGGAGATCCGCGCCGAGTCCGGCGTACCCATCGTCATGCTCACCGCCAAGGGCGACACGATCGACGTCGTGGTGGGGCTCGAGTCCGGTGCCGACGACTACGTCGTCAAGCCGTTCAAGCCCAAGGAGCTCATCGCGCGCATCCGCGCCCGCGTACGCCGCTTCGACACCCCCGACTCCGAGTCACTTCACATCGGCGACCTCGACATCGACGTCGCCGGCCACCGGGTCACCCGGGGCGACGATCCGATCAACCTCACGCCCCTCGAGTTCGACCTGCTGGTCTGCCTGGCCCGCAAGCCGTGGCAGGTGTTCACCCGCGAGATCCTGCTCGAGCAGGTCTGGGGCTACCGCCACGCGGCCGACACCCGGCTAGTCAACGTGCACGTCCAGCGCCTGCGGTCGAAGGTCGAGCACGACCCCGAGAACCCCGAGATCGTCCTCACCGTGCGCGGCGTGGGTTACAAGGCCGGCATCTCTTCTCGCGACACCAGCTGA
- a CDS encoding integrase core domain-containing protein: MIAWALRDYCRLGGTRTTYIEPGSPWENPFAESFNSRARDELFNVEEFATLLEAQGIVEAWRIEYNIYRPHSSLGDLTPAEYELPGPPTTNQHSHSGWTSSWGPVSSPRMTVKR; this comes from the coding sequence ATGATCGCTTGGGCGCTGCGTGACTACTGCCGACTGGGCGGCACCCGCACCACCTACATCGAGCCCGGCTCGCCGTGGGAGAACCCCTTCGCGGAGTCCTTCAACAGCCGGGCCCGCGACGAGCTCTTCAACGTCGAGGAGTTCGCTACCCTGCTCGAAGCCCAGGGCATCGTCGAGGCCTGGCGCATCGAGTACAACATCTACCGGCCACACTCCTCGCTGGGAGACCTCACCCCCGCCGAGTATGAGCTACCTGGACCGCCAACAACCAACCAGCACTCTCATAGCGGGTGGACCAGTTCATGGGGTCCCGTCAGTTCGCCGCGGATGACCGTCAAGCGTTAA
- the ahcY gene encoding adenosylhomocysteinase, producing MDFKVADLNLADFGRTEITLAEHEMPGLMAMRERYGNTKPLTGARIAGSLHMTIQTAVLIETLVALGAEVRWASCNIFSTQDHAAAAVAVGREGTVDSPAGVPVFAWKGESLEEYWWCTQQILMWPEGKFANMILDDGGDATMLVHLGVDAEKTGVAPDPATAHSTEQKVVFDVINASLAESKDRWTSIAGELKGVTEETTTGVLRLYDMMKEGSLLFPAINVNDSVTKSKFDNKYGCRHSLIDGINRATDVLIGGKVAVVCGYGDVGKGCAESLRGQGARVIVTEIDPICALQAAMDGYQVSTLDDVIETADIIITATGNKDVVTVDQMSRMRHNAILGNIGHFDNEIDMAGLEKPGVAERKNVKPQVDVWTFPAGNAIIVLSEGRLMNLGNATGHPSFVMSNSFTNQVLAQIEIFTKPEDYPVGVYVLPKHLDEEVARLHLDALGVKLTTLTADQAGYLGLAVEGPYKSEQYRY from the coding sequence ATGGACTTCAAGGTCGCCGACCTGAATCTGGCCGACTTCGGCCGGACCGAGATCACCCTCGCCGAGCACGAGATGCCCGGCCTGATGGCCATGCGCGAGCGCTACGGCAACACCAAGCCGCTCACCGGTGCGCGCATCGCCGGATCGCTGCACATGACGATTCAGACCGCCGTACTCATCGAGACGCTGGTCGCGCTCGGCGCCGAGGTGCGTTGGGCCTCGTGCAACATCTTCTCCACCCAGGACCACGCGGCCGCTGCGGTCGCCGTCGGCCGCGAGGGCACCGTCGACAGCCCGGCCGGCGTGCCGGTCTTCGCCTGGAAGGGTGAGTCGCTGGAGGAGTACTGGTGGTGCACCCAGCAGATCCTGATGTGGCCCGAGGGCAAGTTCGCCAACATGATCCTCGACGATGGCGGCGACGCCACGATGCTGGTGCACCTCGGCGTCGACGCCGAGAAGACCGGTGTGGCCCCCGACCCGGCCACCGCGCACAGCACCGAGCAGAAGGTCGTCTTCGACGTCATCAACGCCTCGCTGGCCGAGAGTAAGGACCGCTGGACCTCCATCGCGGGCGAGCTCAAGGGCGTCACCGAGGAGACCACCACGGGCGTTCTCCGCCTCTACGACATGATGAAGGAAGGCTCGCTCCTCTTCCCGGCCATCAACGTCAACGACTCGGTCACCAAGTCGAAGTTCGACAACAAGTACGGCTGCCGCCACTCCCTCATCGACGGCATCAACCGCGCCACCGACGTCCTCATCGGCGGCAAGGTCGCCGTCGTCTGTGGCTACGGCGACGTGGGCAAGGGCTGCGCCGAGTCGCTGCGCGGCCAGGGCGCCCGGGTCATCGTCACCGAGATCGACCCGATCTGCGCGCTGCAGGCGGCCATGGACGGCTACCAGGTCTCCACGCTCGACGATGTCATCGAGACCGCCGACATCATCATCACGGCCACCGGCAACAAGGACGTCGTCACCGTCGACCAGATGTCACGGATGCGCCACAACGCGATCCTCGGCAACATCGGCCACTTCGACAACGAGATCGACATGGCCGGCCTCGAGAAGCCAGGCGTCGCCGAGCGCAAGAACGTCAAGCCGCAGGTCGACGTGTGGACCTTCCCCGCTGGGAACGCGATCATCGTGCTCTCCGAGGGTCGCCTGATGAACCTCGGCAACGCGACCGGCCACCCGTCGTTCGTGATGTCGAACTCCTTCACCAACCAGGTCCTCGCGCAGATCGAGATCTTCACCAAGCCCGAGGACTACCCGGTCGGCGTCTACGTGCTGCCCAAGCACCTCGACGAAGAGGTCGCGCGCCTCCACCTCGACGCGCTCGGCGTGAAGCTCACGACGCTGACCGCCGACCAGGCCGGCTACCTCGGCCTTGCCGTGGAAGGCCCCTACAAGTCGGAGCAGTACCGCTACTGA
- a CDS encoding IS630 family transposase: MANRPAPALVLRDGDRDKLERLTRSSTVSAGAAQRARIVLLAADGVPNDQICELVGCGRQKVLQWRGRYQGKGMAGLLDRQRPGRPRTIDHRKIVAETLKPPPKKLGVTHWSTRLLAARLKVSAYTVAEAWRSYGVKPWRSESFRFSTDPELEAKVIDIVGLYLNPPENAIVLCVDEKSQIQALDRTMPVLPMQPGLVERRSHDYVRHGTTTLFAALEIATGKVTAALKPRHRNQEFLAFLKQVERAYRDVVDETGQPVDLHLVMDNYAAHKHTNVKNWLIENPRFKIHFTPTHASWMNLVEVWFSLIERQAIRRGVFTSVKDLNTKIRTYIDCWNERSHPFVWTRTADEILTKANRMKTSNPDH, from the coding sequence ATGGCGAATCGACCTGCTCCGGCCCTGGTGCTGCGTGATGGTGACCGGGACAAGCTCGAGCGACTGACTCGCTCCTCGACGGTCTCGGCTGGTGCGGCTCAACGGGCTCGGATCGTGTTGCTGGCAGCCGACGGGGTGCCGAACGACCAGATCTGCGAGCTCGTCGGGTGCGGCCGTCAGAAGGTGCTGCAGTGGCGGGGCCGCTACCAGGGCAAGGGCATGGCCGGGCTCCTCGACCGGCAGCGTCCGGGCCGTCCGCGCACGATCGACCATCGCAAAATCGTGGCCGAGACACTGAAGCCCCCGCCGAAGAAGCTCGGCGTGACGCACTGGTCCACGCGGCTGTTGGCGGCTCGGTTGAAGGTCAGCGCCTACACCGTCGCGGAGGCTTGGCGTTCCTACGGGGTCAAGCCGTGGCGCTCGGAGTCGTTCCGGTTCTCCACCGATCCCGAACTCGAGGCCAAGGTCATCGACATCGTCGGGCTGTACCTGAACCCGCCAGAGAACGCGATCGTGCTGTGCGTGGACGAGAAGTCCCAGATCCAGGCACTGGACCGCACCATGCCGGTCCTTCCGATGCAACCCGGGCTCGTCGAACGCCGCTCTCACGACTACGTCCGCCACGGCACCACCACCTTGTTCGCCGCGCTGGAGATCGCCACCGGGAAGGTCACCGCCGCTCTCAAGCCGCGGCACCGCAACCAAGAGTTCCTCGCGTTCCTCAAGCAGGTCGAACGCGCCTACCGCGACGTCGTCGACGAGACCGGCCAGCCCGTCGATCTGCACCTGGTGATGGACAACTACGCCGCCCACAAACACACCAACGTGAAGAACTGGCTCATCGAGAACCCGCGCTTCAAGATCCACTTCACCCCGACCCACGCCTCCTGGATGAACCTCGTCGAGGTCTGGTTCTCCCTCATCGAACGCCAAGCCATCCGCCGCGGCGTGTTCACCTCGGTCAAGGACCTCAACACCAAGATCCGCACCTACATCGACTGCTGGAACGAACGCTCCCACCCCTTCGTCTGGACCAGGACCGCCGACGAGATCCTCACCAAAGCCAACCGGATGAAGACTTCAAATCCGGACCACTAG
- the mtrB gene encoding MtrAB system histidine kinase MtrB: protein MALRAELPTAVRRGLTVWRRSIQVRVVASTVLLSAAVVSIVGWFLLQQTRDGLLQHRVDAVVAEARTETSEARTRLSFATGRDVDVPGQQQELVEPIIDRGATRGFAVILSPPVGSGGTLATGGVKFTQNLDKATVPVALEDTMSELSPTAWTYTRIRAVGPIAGLEAGPGIVVGSQLTLPADGETYTLYYVFPLDEETETLALVSRALLTAGILLLLLVAGLTWLVTRQVVTPIRMARRVAERLAAGQLQERLRVTGEDDLARLATSFNQMASNLQRQIRQLEELSRLQRRFVSDVSHELRTPLTTVRMAGDVLHDAKHGFDPVTSRAAELLQTELDRFETLLADLLEISRFDAGAAVLETDDVNLVDVAHRVADMTKALAAQRNTRVLVRDPGHPCLAEADVRRVERVVRNLVTNAIDHAESGDIVVHVAGDDDSAAIAVRDYGVGLAPGESAMVFNRFWRADPARARTSGGTGLGLSISLEDTHLHGGWLQAWGRPGDGAQFRLTLPRQLGQKLRHSPLPLVPVDAEVSA from the coding sequence ATGGCCCTCCGTGCCGAGCTGCCCACCGCCGTACGTCGCGGGCTCACCGTCTGGCGTCGCTCGATCCAGGTCCGGGTCGTGGCGAGCACGGTGCTGCTGTCGGCCGCGGTCGTGAGCATCGTGGGCTGGTTTCTCCTCCAGCAGACCAGGGACGGCCTGCTCCAGCACCGGGTCGACGCCGTGGTGGCCGAGGCCCGCACCGAGACCTCGGAGGCCCGCACCCGCTTGTCGTTCGCGACCGGCCGGGACGTCGACGTCCCCGGCCAGCAGCAGGAGCTCGTCGAGCCGATCATCGACCGCGGCGCGACCCGGGGTTTCGCGGTGATCCTGTCGCCGCCGGTCGGCAGCGGCGGCACCCTCGCCACGGGTGGCGTGAAGTTCACCCAGAACCTCGACAAGGCGACGGTCCCGGTGGCGCTCGAGGACACCATGTCCGAGCTCTCGCCGACCGCGTGGACCTACACCCGCATCCGCGCAGTCGGCCCCATCGCCGGCCTGGAGGCAGGGCCGGGCATCGTCGTCGGGTCGCAGCTCACCCTGCCGGCCGACGGCGAGACCTACACGCTCTACTACGTCTTCCCTCTCGACGAGGAGACCGAGACCCTGGCCCTCGTCTCGCGGGCGCTTCTGACCGCTGGCATCCTCCTGCTGCTGCTCGTCGCGGGCCTGACCTGGCTCGTCACGCGCCAGGTGGTGACGCCGATCCGAATGGCCCGCCGGGTGGCCGAGCGGCTGGCGGCCGGCCAGCTCCAGGAGCGGCTGCGGGTAACGGGCGAGGACGACCTCGCGCGCCTCGCCACGTCGTTCAACCAGATGGCCTCCAACCTGCAGCGGCAGATCCGCCAGCTCGAGGAGCTGAGCCGGCTGCAACGCCGGTTCGTGTCCGACGTGTCGCACGAGCTGCGAACCCCCCTCACCACGGTGCGAATGGCCGGCGACGTGCTCCACGACGCCAAGCACGGCTTCGACCCAGTGACGTCGCGGGCCGCCGAGCTGCTCCAGACCGAGCTCGACCGCTTCGAGACCCTGCTCGCCGACCTGCTCGAGATCAGCCGGTTCGACGCCGGCGCGGCCGTGCTCGAGACCGACGACGTCAACCTCGTCGACGTGGCCCACCGGGTCGCCGACATGACCAAGGCGCTCGCAGCGCAGCGCAACACCCGGGTGCTGGTGCGGGACCCGGGTCACCCCTGCCTCGCCGAGGCCGACGTACGCCGCGTCGAGCGCGTCGTGCGCAACCTGGTCACCAACGCCATCGACCACGCCGAGAGTGGCGACATCGTCGTGCACGTGGCGGGTGACGACGACTCCGCAGCGATCGCCGTACGCGACTACGGCGTCGGGCTGGCCCCCGGTGAGTCGGCCATGGTCTTCAACCGGTTCTGGCGTGCCGACCCGGCGCGGGCACGGACCAGTGGCGGCACCGGGCTCGGCCTCTCGATCAGCCTCGAGGACACCCACCTGCACGGTGGCTGGCTGCAGGCGTGGGGGAGGCCCGGTGACGGCGCGCAGTTCCGCCTGACCCTGCCCCGCCAGCTCGGCCAGAAGCTCCGGCACAGCCCGCTCCCGCTGGTGCCCGTCGACGCGGAGGTCTCGGCATGA
- a CDS encoding LpqB family beta-propeller domain-containing protein, producing the protein MSLLVLTGCVRMPTDGPVVRSGGSASDDIATDTFYDPKPPQTGEAANEIVVDFLEAMKATPISTSVAREYLTQAAQKTWEPGLATITYAEIGEPAGELNISVPITGVNEYDARGSWVRQVGNGAADGVPDDTLDFRLTIEDDEWRISELPDALVVPTSWFDDRFSRVSLYFFDPTAKILVPEPVFVPEGDQFATSLLSGLLAGPGPGRSRVTRSFIPEGLRPGLSVPISSAGVAEVTLLGETSDTSELVTEQMLAQLVWTLRQEPRIQSIRLNVGGEVLSLPGGKTEVSISSADSYDPNGAQTTNDLFALRDGLLVTGGIEEIQTTGGRFGTERLGLRDVSVDLTGAIATGVSGQGTSVLTTPVDASDASATEIVSEAVDLLRPAWDFSSRLWLVDMADGDARVSILVDGQPRELTVPGVSGKRVMRFLVSRDGTRFVALVRGRADKVVVARVLHDSQGRVLRVGESRVLDLGEGQSQRIRDIGWRSLTSVAILNHVTGDLSQIRTVSVDGAPGDAAAPEYSRMRGGAQHLVSSPVEGDGVYVVSAEEYSDLTDPNRAVNQLDPKITSMCYAG; encoded by the coding sequence ATGTCGCTGCTGGTGCTTACCGGTTGCGTGCGGATGCCGACCGACGGGCCGGTCGTGAGGTCAGGGGGCAGCGCGTCCGACGACATCGCCACCGACACTTTCTACGACCCGAAGCCGCCGCAGACAGGCGAAGCCGCCAACGAGATCGTGGTCGACTTCCTCGAGGCCATGAAGGCCACCCCGATCAGCACCAGCGTCGCCCGCGAGTACCTCACCCAGGCCGCTCAGAAGACCTGGGAGCCCGGCCTGGCGACGATCACCTATGCCGAGATCGGCGAGCCGGCGGGCGAGCTGAACATCTCGGTGCCGATCACCGGCGTCAACGAGTACGACGCCCGTGGCTCGTGGGTGCGGCAGGTGGGCAACGGGGCAGCCGACGGCGTGCCCGACGACACCCTCGACTTCCGGCTGACCATCGAGGACGACGAGTGGCGCATCAGCGAGCTGCCCGACGCCCTCGTCGTACCCACGTCGTGGTTCGACGACCGCTTCAGCCGGGTGTCGCTCTACTTCTTCGACCCGACGGCCAAGATCCTGGTGCCTGAGCCGGTCTTCGTGCCCGAGGGCGACCAGTTCGCGACCTCGCTGCTCAGCGGCCTGCTGGCCGGGCCGGGGCCGGGGCGCTCCCGGGTGACCCGTTCGTTCATCCCTGAGGGTCTGCGGCCGGGGTTGTCCGTGCCGATCAGCTCCGCCGGCGTTGCCGAGGTGACCCTGCTCGGCGAGACCAGCGACACGAGCGAGCTGGTGACCGAGCAGATGCTCGCCCAGCTGGTGTGGACATTGCGGCAGGAGCCACGGATCCAGTCGATCCGGCTCAATGTCGGGGGTGAGGTGTTGTCGTTGCCGGGGGGCAAGACCGAGGTGAGCATCAGCTCCGCCGACAGCTACGACCCCAACGGAGCCCAGACGACCAACGACCTGTTCGCCCTGCGTGACGGGCTGCTCGTCACCGGTGGCATCGAGGAGATCCAGACGACCGGCGGTCGGTTCGGCACCGAGCGCCTCGGTCTGCGCGACGTCTCCGTCGACCTCACCGGGGCGATCGCCACCGGTGTCTCCGGGCAGGGCACGTCGGTGCTCACCACGCCTGTCGACGCCTCCGACGCGAGCGCGACCGAGATCGTCAGCGAGGCGGTGGACCTCCTGCGGCCGGCCTGGGACTTCAGCAGCCGTCTGTGGCTCGTCGACATGGCCGACGGCGACGCGCGGGTCTCGATCCTCGTCGACGGCCAGCCGCGCGAGCTCACGGTGCCGGGGGTGAGCGGCAAGCGGGTGATGAGGTTCCTGGTGTCGCGCGACGGCACCCGCTTCGTCGCGCTCGTGCGCGGCCGGGCCGACAAGGTCGTGGTCGCGCGCGTGCTGCACGACTCGCAGGGCCGGGTGCTGCGGGTGGGGGAGTCACGCGTGCTCGACCTCGGCGAGGGCCAGTCGCAACGCATCCGTGACATCGGTTGGCGCTCGCTCACGTCCGTGGCGATCCTCAACCACGTCACCGGCGACCTCTCGCAGATCCGCACCGTCTCGGTCGACGGCGCGCCGGGCGACGCCGCTGCGCCGGAGTACTCGCGCATGCGAGGCGGGGCCCAGCACCTGGTCAGCTCGCCGGTCGAGGGCGATGGCGTCTACGTGGTCTCCGCCGAGGAGTACTCCGACCTGACCGATCCCAATCGCGCCGTCAACCAGCTGGACCCCAAGATCACTTCGATGTGCTACGCCGGCTGA